A genome region from Dickeya chrysanthemi NCPPB 402 includes the following:
- a CDS encoding CoA pyrophosphatase, whose protein sequence is MTDTTLLPLPLHTDAYPPYDLDAFITRFQLQMAPALPATHHQRQAAVLIPIIRRPDPSLLLTRRSPRLRKHAGQVAFPGGAADPEDLSLIATALREAQEEVAIPPASVQILGTLPAFDSSSGYQVTPVVGLLPENTPFHPNADEVAELFEMPLRDAFTLQRYHSLDIKHHHQRHRVYLSWYQQQLVWGLTAAIIRQLALHVAMPEPVYPPHRTSFLP, encoded by the coding sequence ATGACCGATACCACGCTGTTGCCTCTCCCGCTCCACACGGACGCCTACCCTCCTTATGATCTGGACGCGTTTATTACCCGCTTTCAGTTGCAAATGGCACCGGCGCTGCCTGCCACACACCACCAGCGGCAGGCCGCCGTACTCATCCCGATTATTCGCCGCCCTGACCCGTCTCTGCTGCTGACGCGCCGCTCGCCGCGTCTGCGCAAACACGCCGGACAGGTAGCGTTTCCCGGCGGAGCAGCGGACCCGGAAGACCTATCGCTTATCGCCACTGCATTGCGTGAAGCGCAGGAAGAGGTCGCGATTCCGCCGGCATCGGTTCAGATTTTAGGCACACTACCCGCTTTCGATAGTTCCAGCGGTTATCAGGTTACCCCGGTGGTCGGCCTGCTGCCGGAAAATACGCCTTTTCACCCCAATGCGGACGAAGTCGCGGAGCTATTTGAAATGCCGTTGCGTGATGCTTTTACCCTTCAGCGTTACCATTCACTGGATATCAAACACCACCATCAGCGCCACCGCGTCTATCTTTCCTGGTATCAGCAGCAACTGGTCTGGGGGTTGACCGCCGCCATCATCCGCCAGTTGGCGTTGCATGTGGCGATGCCGGAACCGGTTTACCCACCCCACCGGACATCGTTTCTGCCATAA
- the manX gene encoding PTS mannose transporter subunit IIAB — MSIAIMLCTHGATAGPLLNTAEMILGEQSNVGWIDFVPGENAEILMEKYQAKLAELDTSAGVLFLVDTWGGSPFNAASRLVNDKKNHDVIAGVNIPMLAETFMARDDNPEFDELVAIAVEAGRAGVKALKAHEPEKTAHTAPVSAKPVAPPGAGGHMKIGLARIDDRLIHGQVATRWTKETNVSRIIVVSDEVAADNVRKTLLTQVAPPGVTAHVVDVAKAVRVYDNPKYASDRVMLLFTNPADVLRLVESGVKITSVNIGGMAYRQGKTQVNNAVSIDDKDIDAFNKLHARGIELEVRKVSTDSKINMMDLITKAAR, encoded by the coding sequence GTGAGTATTGCCATCATGCTATGCACTCACGGCGCTACTGCCGGTCCGCTGTTAAACACAGCTGAAATGATTCTTGGTGAACAGAGTAATGTGGGTTGGATCGATTTTGTTCCCGGCGAAAACGCCGAGATCCTGATGGAAAAATATCAGGCGAAACTGGCCGAACTGGACACATCTGCAGGTGTGCTTTTTCTGGTAGACACCTGGGGTGGCAGCCCATTCAATGCCGCCAGCCGTCTGGTGAATGACAAGAAAAATCACGACGTGATCGCCGGGGTCAATATTCCCATGCTGGCTGAGACGTTTATGGCCCGCGACGACAACCCTGAATTCGACGAACTGGTCGCGATCGCCGTGGAGGCCGGCCGTGCTGGCGTCAAGGCGTTGAAAGCTCATGAGCCGGAAAAAACCGCGCATACGGCTCCAGTCAGCGCCAAACCGGTTGCGCCGCCGGGGGCCGGCGGACACATGAAAATTGGGTTGGCGCGCATCGACGACCGACTGATCCATGGGCAGGTCGCCACCCGTTGGACCAAAGAAACCAACGTCAGTCGCATTATTGTCGTCAGTGATGAAGTCGCCGCGGATAACGTACGAAAAACGCTGCTGACACAGGTGGCTCCGCCCGGCGTTACGGCACATGTGGTCGATGTCGCCAAAGCCGTCAGGGTGTATGACAACCCGAAATACGCGTCTGACCGCGTCATGCTGTTGTTTACCAATCCGGCGGACGTGCTGCGGCTGGTAGAAAGCGGCGTCAAGATTACCTCGGTCAACATCGGTGGTATGGCGTATCGGCAAGGCAAAACCCAGGTCAATAATGCCGTTTCGATTGACGACAAGGATATCGACGCGTTCAACAAGCTCCACGCACGTGGCATTGAGCTGGAAGTACGCAAAGTATCGACCGATAGCAAAATCAATATGATGGATTTGATCACCAAGGCGGCGCGTTAG
- a CDS encoding DUF2627 domain-containing protein, giving the protein MNGIFSKEVLSTNVSVEYHFSADPYFSASSSNDSGFFV; this is encoded by the coding sequence ATGAATGGCATTTTCAGTAAAGAAGTCTTGAGTACAAACGTTAGCGTTGAATACCACTTCTCTGCCGATCCTTATTTTAGTGCCTCAAGCAGTAACGACTCTGGTTTTTTTGTATAA
- the pabB gene encoding aminodeoxychorismate synthase component 1 produces MPTPIVYHALPYQPDVLLRLFSAISHQPWAMLLHSGFADHLHNRFDILVAEPRLTLQTVGSLTTLQHGESSEATTADPFLLLQQQIDALALDVHPHPDYPFQGGALGLFGYDLGRRVEQVPSIADRDIDLPDMAVGIYDWALIADHHQQRLTLVCHGDITTRLAWLNRLSPIEPGAFCLTSDWQANMSRAQYGEKFRRIQDYLHAGDCYQVNLTQRFQATYHGDEWQAFLTLSASNRAPFSAFLRLPHSAVLSISPERFLWLHDNQIQTRPIKGTLPRLPDADDDARQAQRLAASEKDRAENLMIVDLLRNDIGRVAVPGSVTVPELFVVEPFPAVHHLVSTIEAQLPAQQHATDLLRACFPGGSITGAPKVRAMEIIEELEPHRRNAYCGSIGYLSVCGTMDTNITIRTLIAAEGKLSCWAGGGIVADSEEQAEYQETFDKIGRILPLLTVSTTN; encoded by the coding sequence ATGCCGACACCGATAGTCTACCACGCTCTCCCGTATCAACCGGATGTGCTGTTACGTCTTTTTAGCGCGATATCGCACCAGCCCTGGGCGATGTTGCTTCACTCCGGATTCGCCGACCATCTTCACAATCGGTTTGATATTCTGGTGGCGGAGCCGCGCCTGACCTTGCAAACCGTCGGTTCGTTAACCACCCTCCAGCACGGCGAGAGCAGCGAGGCCACTACAGCAGACCCGTTCCTGCTATTGCAACAGCAGATCGATGCGCTGGCGCTGGATGTACATCCGCACCCGGATTACCCGTTTCAGGGGGGGGCGCTGGGCCTGTTTGGTTACGATCTGGGGCGCCGTGTGGAACAGGTGCCGTCCATCGCCGATCGGGATATCGACCTGCCCGACATGGCGGTCGGCATTTACGACTGGGCGTTGATTGCCGACCATCACCAACAGCGCCTGACCCTCGTGTGCCACGGCGATATCACGACCCGACTGGCATGGTTAAACCGCCTCTCCCCCATCGAACCGGGTGCGTTTTGCCTGACCAGCGACTGGCAGGCCAATATGAGTCGTGCGCAGTATGGCGAGAAATTCCGCCGAATTCAGGATTATCTGCATGCAGGCGACTGTTATCAGGTCAATCTGACGCAACGTTTTCAGGCCACGTATCACGGCGACGAATGGCAGGCGTTTCTGACGCTCTCCGCCAGCAACCGGGCACCATTTTCCGCTTTCCTGCGTTTACCGCACAGTGCTGTGCTCAGCATTTCTCCGGAGCGTTTTCTGTGGCTGCACGATAACCAGATTCAGACCCGGCCGATAAAAGGTACGCTGCCGCGGCTGCCGGATGCCGACGACGATGCCCGGCAGGCGCAGCGACTGGCTGCATCTGAGAAAGATCGCGCCGAGAACCTGATGATCGTCGACCTGCTGCGTAACGATATCGGCCGGGTGGCGGTGCCGGGCAGCGTCACGGTTCCTGAGTTGTTTGTCGTCGAGCCGTTTCCGGCGGTGCATCATCTGGTCAGTACTATCGAAGCGCAATTACCCGCGCAACAGCACGCCACGGATCTGCTGCGCGCCTGTTTCCCCGGCGGTTCGATTACCGGCGCCCCCAAAGTGCGGGCGATGGAGATCATCGAAGAACTGGAGCCGCATCGTCGCAACGCGTATTGCGGCAGCATCGGCTATCTCAGCGTCTGCGGCACCATGGATACCAACATTACTATCCGTACGTTGATCGCCGCCGAGGGTAAGCTTTCCTGCTGGGCCGGCGGCGGAATTGTGGCCGACAGCGAAGAACAGGCGGAATACCAGGAAACATTCGACAAGATTGGCCGCATTCTGCCGTTATTAACGGTATCGACCACGAATTGA
- a CDS encoding L-serine ammonia-lyase — translation MISVFDMFKIGIGPSSSHTVGPMKAGKQFVDELQQRELLSRTERVTVEVYGSLALTGKGHHTDIAIMLGLAGNKPDTVDIDAIPAFIRKVEQTERLPLAGTHDVAFPREGGMIFRGENLPLHENGMTLTAFAADVPLFRQTYYSIGGGFIVDEAHFGQSQESTFTMPHPYRSAREILEHCKQSGLSISGMVMRNELALHSRQEIEEYFAAVWQTMRACMDRGMNTEGVLPGPLRVPRRAAALRRMLVASDKLSNDPMNVVDWVNMFALAVNEENAAGGRVVTAPTNGACGIVPAVLAYYDHFIEPVGPGIYLRYFMAAGAIGSLYKMNASISGAEVGCQGEVGVACSMAAAGLAELLGASPEQVCVAAEIGMEHNLGLTCDPVAGQVQVPCIERNAIAAVKAINATRMAVRRTTEARVSLDKVIETMYETGKDMNAKYRETSRGGLAIKVQCD, via the coding sequence GTGATAAGCGTATTCGACATGTTCAAAATCGGCATCGGCCCTTCCAGCTCTCATACGGTAGGACCGATGAAAGCCGGTAAGCAATTTGTCGATGAACTGCAACAACGGGAGTTGTTGTCCCGCACTGAGCGGGTGACGGTGGAGGTCTACGGCTCTCTCGCCCTGACCGGCAAAGGCCACCATACCGATATCGCGATCATGCTCGGGCTGGCGGGCAATAAACCGGACACGGTGGATATCGACGCCATCCCGGCGTTTATTCGAAAAGTAGAGCAAACCGAACGGCTCCCGTTGGCGGGCACGCATGACGTTGCGTTTCCCCGCGAAGGCGGCATGATCTTCCGCGGCGAAAATCTGCCGCTACACGAAAACGGCATGACGCTGACGGCATTTGCCGCTGATGTTCCGCTGTTTCGCCAAACTTATTATTCAATCGGCGGCGGGTTTATCGTCGATGAAGCGCATTTTGGCCAATCTCAGGAATCCACCTTCACCATGCCGCATCCTTACCGTTCCGCACGGGAAATCCTGGAGCACTGCAAACAAAGCGGCCTGTCGATTTCCGGCATGGTGATGCGCAATGAGTTAGCGTTGCATAGCCGTCAGGAGATTGAAGAGTATTTCGCCGCCGTCTGGCAAACCATGCGTGCCTGTATGGATCGCGGTATGAATACCGAGGGCGTTTTGCCGGGCCCGCTGCGTGTACCGCGCCGCGCCGCCGCGCTTCGCCGCATGTTGGTCGCCTCGGATAAACTCTCGAATGACCCGATGAACGTGGTGGACTGGGTTAACATGTTCGCGCTGGCGGTCAACGAGGAAAACGCCGCCGGTGGACGCGTGGTCACCGCGCCGACCAACGGTGCCTGCGGTATCGTGCCTGCCGTACTGGCCTACTATGACCACTTTATCGAGCCGGTCGGCCCCGGCATTTATCTGCGTTATTTCATGGCGGCTGGCGCTATCGGCTCACTGTATAAAATGAACGCCTCCATCTCCGGCGCCGAGGTTGGCTGTCAGGGCGAAGTCGGCGTAGCCTGTTCAATGGCGGCGGCCGGTCTGGCTGAATTGTTGGGCGCCAGCCCGGAGCAAGTCTGCGTGGCCGCTGAAATCGGCATGGAGCATAATCTGGGCCTGACCTGCGACCCGGTTGCCGGGCAAGTACAGGTGCCGTGCATCGAGCGTAACGCCATCGCCGCCGTCAAAGCCATCAACGCCACCCGCATGGCAGTAAGACGTACGACGGAGGCCCGCGTATCACTCGATAAGGTGATTGAAACCATGTACGAAACCGGGAAAGACATGAACGCGAAATACCGCGAAACCTCCCGCGGTGGGCTGGCCATCAAGGTACAGTGCGACTGA
- the rlmA gene encoding 23S rRNA (guanine(745)-N(1))-methyltransferase, with translation MPYQCPLCHQPLNAEPGRWSCGRHHFDCAREGYVNLLPVQFKRSRQPGDSAEMMQARRTFLDHGHYQPLRDRVSEQLARVLQKQPGALLDIGCGEGYYTAALADTLTPDGMPVYGLDVSKAAIQRAARRYTQVMFCVASSQRLPFQDRSLAAVLKIYAPCNGEELARVIRPGGGVMTVSPGPNHLLSLKARVYQDARPHPEIDEVLPGFVLETAERLQYRMSMTGTDAASLLQMTPFAWRATPDVRDGLMAESQFACETDFLIRFHRREG, from the coding sequence GTGCCTTATCAATGTCCCTTATGCCATCAGCCCCTGAATGCCGAGCCTGGCCGTTGGTCCTGTGGACGTCATCATTTTGACTGCGCGCGGGAAGGGTATGTCAATTTACTGCCGGTGCAGTTTAAACGCTCCAGACAACCAGGGGATAGCGCTGAAATGATGCAAGCCCGCCGGACGTTTCTGGATCATGGGCATTACCAGCCGCTACGGGATCGGGTATCGGAGCAATTGGCGCGGGTATTGCAAAAACAGCCGGGCGCATTGCTGGATATTGGCTGTGGCGAAGGTTATTACACCGCTGCGCTGGCAGATACACTCACCCCTGATGGGATGCCGGTTTATGGGCTGGATGTCTCCAAAGCGGCAATTCAGCGCGCGGCCAGGCGCTATACTCAAGTCATGTTTTGTGTGGCTTCCAGTCAACGACTCCCTTTCCAGGATCGTTCTCTGGCGGCAGTATTAAAAATCTATGCTCCCTGTAATGGTGAGGAACTGGCGCGGGTTATTCGGCCGGGAGGGGGCGTCATGACCGTGTCGCCGGGGCCTAATCATCTGTTGTCACTTAAAGCGCGGGTATACCAGGATGCCAGGCCCCATCCTGAGATAGACGAAGTCTTGCCAGGATTTGTGCTGGAAACCGCCGAGCGTTTACAGTATCGCATGTCGATGACGGGAACGGATGCCGCCAGTCTGTTACAGATGACGCCATTTGCGTGGCGAGCGACGCCGGATGTGCGTGATGGATTAATGGCAGAATCGCAGTTTGCGTGTGAAACCGATTTTCTGATTCGATTTCATCGGCGCGAAGGTTGA
- the cspE gene encoding transcription antiterminator/RNA stability regulator CspE, which translates to MAKIKGQVKWFNESKGFGFITPADGSKDVFVHFSAIQGNGFKTLAEGQNVEFEIQDGQKGPSAVNVVAL; encoded by the coding sequence ATGGCAAAGATTAAAGGTCAGGTTAAGTGGTTCAACGAGTCTAAAGGCTTCGGTTTCATTACTCCGGCTGATGGCAGCAAAGATGTGTTCGTACACTTCTCTGCAATTCAGGGCAACGGCTTTAAAACATTGGCCGAAGGCCAGAATGTTGAGTTTGAAATTCAGGATGGCCAGAAGGGCCCTTCTGCAGTGAATGTTGTTGCGCTGTAA
- a CDS encoding TerC family protein, with product MEFLLDPSIWAGLLTLVVLEIVLGIDNLVFIAILADKLPAKQRDKARIIGLSLALLMRLGLLSLISWMVTLTRPLFSVGQFNFSGRDLILLAGGVFLLFKATMELHERLENRPHDPNGNRAHASFWAVVVQIVILDAVFSLDAVITAVGMVNHLGVMMTAVVIAMAVMLLASKPLTRFVNVHPTVVVLCLSFLLMIGLSLVAEGFGFHIPKGYLYAAIGFSIVIELFNQIARHNFIKHQSHRPMRERTAEAILRLMGSRKTAHDDQEAQPQQQPEETFAEEERYMISGVLTLASRSLRSVMTPRTDISWVDCERSVDDIRLQLLDTPHSLFPVCRGSLDELVGVVRAKDLLVALDEHTDVEQFASANPPIVVPETLDVINLLPVLRRAKGSLVMITNEFGVVQGLVTPLDILEAIAGEFPDEDETLDIIEDGDGWLVRGGTDLHSLQQVLNVQDLVDPKEDYTSLAGLLLAHSDEFPKVGDKLELQRLRFLIVAATDYRIELVRVVRIAEPTVEDDV from the coding sequence ATGGAATTTTTGCTGGATCCCTCAATCTGGGCAGGCTTACTGACGTTGGTGGTACTCGAGATTGTTTTGGGTATCGACAACCTGGTGTTCATCGCCATTCTGGCGGATAAGCTGCCGGCCAAACAGCGAGATAAGGCGCGTATCATCGGCTTATCGCTGGCGCTGTTGATGCGCCTTGGCCTGCTGTCGCTGATTTCATGGATGGTCACACTGACGCGACCACTATTTTCCGTCGGGCAGTTTAATTTCTCCGGGCGGGATTTGATCCTGCTGGCCGGTGGCGTGTTCCTGTTGTTCAAAGCCACGATGGAACTGCATGAACGGCTGGAAAACCGCCCGCATGACCCGAATGGCAATCGCGCACACGCCAGTTTCTGGGCGGTGGTAGTACAGATTGTTATTCTGGATGCGGTGTTCTCGCTTGATGCCGTGATTACCGCCGTAGGGATGGTCAACCATCTGGGCGTGATGATGACCGCCGTGGTGATTGCGATGGCCGTAATGTTGCTGGCATCCAAGCCGTTAACCCGGTTTGTGAATGTGCATCCGACGGTGGTCGTACTTTGCCTTAGCTTCCTGCTGATGATTGGCTTAAGCCTGGTGGCGGAAGGGTTTGGTTTCCATATTCCGAAAGGTTATCTGTATGCGGCGATCGGTTTCTCGATTGTCATCGAACTGTTTAACCAGATAGCCCGGCACAACTTTATCAAACATCAGTCGCACCGGCCGATGCGCGAGCGTACCGCCGAAGCGATTTTGCGCCTGATGGGGTCGCGGAAAACCGCGCATGACGATCAGGAAGCGCAGCCGCAGCAGCAGCCGGAAGAAACCTTTGCCGAAGAGGAACGTTATATGATCAGCGGCGTGCTGACGCTGGCTTCCCGTTCTTTGCGCAGCGTGATGACGCCGCGGACCGACATTTCCTGGGTAGATTGCGAACGTTCAGTGGACGACATTCGTCTGCAATTGCTGGATACGCCGCACAGCCTGTTCCCGGTGTGCCGCGGTTCACTGGATGAGCTGGTCGGCGTGGTGCGAGCCAAAGATTTGCTGGTCGCGCTGGACGAGCACACTGATGTGGAGCAGTTCGCGTCCGCCAACCCGCCGATCGTGGTGCCGGAAACGCTGGATGTCATCAATCTGTTGCCGGTACTGCGCCGGGCGAAAGGCAGCCTGGTGATGATTACCAATGAATTCGGTGTAGTGCAGGGATTGGTGACGCCGTTGGATATTCTGGAAGCGATCGCCGGCGAATTTCCTGATGAGGACGAAACGCTGGATATCATCGAAGACGGTGACGGCTGGCTGGTCAGGGGCGGGACCGATCTGCATTCGTTGCAGCAGGTGCTCAATGTACAGGATTTGGTCGATCCGAAAGAGGATTATACGTCGCTGGCCGGGCTGCTGCTGGCTCACAGTGACGAATTCCCGAAAGTAGGGGACAAACTGGAATTACAGCGGTTACGTTTTCTGATCGTGGCTGCGACGGACTATCGCATTGAACTGGTTCGCGTGGTTCGGATTGCAGAACCGACTGTAGAAGACGACGTGTAA
- the mntP gene encoding manganese efflux pump MntP: MNLSATLILAFGMSMDAFAASIGKGAALHNPRFREAIRTGLIFGLIEALTPLIGWALGFYASRFILAWDHWVAFTLLLILGGRMIIEGVKGEDSCNCEKISRHSLFILICTAVATSLDAMAIGVGLAFLQVNIFHTAMVIGCATMIMVTIGMMIGRYVGPILGKRAEILGGVVLIGIGCNILYEHLLDLA; this comes from the coding sequence ATGAATTTATCTGCTACTCTTATTCTTGCTTTTGGCATGTCCATGGACGCGTTCGCCGCGTCTATTGGTAAAGGTGCCGCCCTGCATAATCCCCGTTTTCGCGAAGCCATACGTACCGGCTTGATTTTCGGTCTAATCGAAGCATTAACGCCATTAATCGGCTGGGCATTGGGATTTTATGCCAGCCGCTTCATTCTCGCCTGGGACCACTGGGTAGCCTTCACCCTGTTGCTGATCTTAGGTGGCCGGATGATTATCGAAGGTGTGAAAGGCGAAGATAGCTGCAATTGTGAAAAAATATCCAGGCATAGTCTGTTCATTCTGATCTGTACCGCCGTTGCCACCAGTCTGGATGCCATGGCGATTGGCGTCGGGTTGGCATTCCTGCAGGTCAATATCTTCCACACGGCGATGGTGATTGGTTGCGCCACCATGATTATGGTAACCATAGGCATGATGATTGGCCGCTATGTTGGCCCGATTCTTGGCAAACGGGCGGAAATTCTCGGTGGTGTGGTACTGATCGGTATCGGCTGCAATATTCTTTATGAACACCTGCTCGATCTTGCCTGA
- a CDS encoding DUF986 family protein, with translation MTFTDVVLMISIALSLLYAVYDEFIMDRQHGQTRLKVLLRRRHRLDALIFIVLVVILIYKNVITHGSHLTTLLLFSLILMAIYLSMIRYPKLLFKDQGFFYANTYILYPRIRSMNLSEDGILVIALEKRRLLITVNELDDLEKIYQFMIENQ, from the coding sequence ATGACTTTCACCGACGTCGTTCTGATGATCTCTATCGCCCTGTCCCTGCTGTATGCCGTTTACGACGAATTCATCATGGACCGACAACACGGTCAAACCCGGCTTAAGGTGTTATTACGTCGCCGCCATCGCCTGGACGCACTGATTTTCATCGTGCTGGTCGTGATACTCATCTATAAAAATGTCATCACGCATGGCTCACACCTCACCACACTGCTGCTTTTCTCGCTAATACTGATGGCGATATATCTGAGCATGATTCGCTACCCCAAATTACTCTTTAAAGATCAGGGATTCTTTTATGCCAATACGTATATTCTTTATCCACGCATTCGAAGTATGAATTTATCGGAAGACGGTATTCTGGTAATAGCGCTTGAAAAAAGACGGCTACTGATTACAGTCAATGAATTGGATGATCTGGAAAAAATATATCAATTTATGATTGAAAATCAATAA
- a CDS encoding PTS mannose/fructose/sorbose transporter subunit IIC: MEITTFQIVLIFIVACISGMGSILDEFQFHRPLVACTLIGLVLGDLKTGIIIGGTLEMIALGWMNIGAAVAPDAALASIISTILVIAGGQSVGAGIALAIPLAAAGQVLTIIVRTITVAFQHAADSAAERGNLSAISWIHVSALLLQAMRIAIPAVIVAVSVGTEAVHSLLSSIPEVVTTGLNIAGGMIVVVGYAMVINMMRAGYLMPFFYLGFVTAAFTNFNLVALGVIGVVMAVLYIQLSPKYNKAQGMATASSNNDLDNELD; this comes from the coding sequence ATGGAGATCACCACGTTTCAAATCGTGCTGATATTTATCGTGGCCTGTATTTCAGGTATGGGTTCCATTCTCGACGAGTTCCAGTTCCACCGCCCTCTGGTGGCGTGTACCCTCATCGGGTTGGTACTGGGCGACCTCAAAACCGGGATCATCATCGGCGGTACGCTGGAAATGATAGCGCTAGGCTGGATGAACATCGGTGCCGCCGTAGCGCCCGATGCGGCGCTGGCTTCCATCATTTCCACCATTCTGGTTATCGCCGGTGGGCAGAGCGTCGGTGCCGGGATCGCCCTGGCGATTCCACTCGCCGCCGCCGGCCAGGTATTGACCATTATCGTGCGTACCATCACCGTTGCTTTCCAGCATGCGGCGGATAGTGCGGCTGAACGCGGCAATCTTTCCGCCATCAGTTGGATTCATGTTTCCGCGCTGCTGCTGCAAGCCATGCGAATCGCCATTCCGGCGGTGATTGTTGCGGTCTCGGTCGGAACCGAAGCGGTACACAGCCTGCTTTCCTCTATCCCCGAGGTGGTCACCACCGGTCTGAACATCGCCGGCGGCATGATTGTGGTCGTCGGTTACGCGATGGTCATCAACATGATGCGTGCCGGTTACCTGATGCCGTTTTTCTATTTGGGTTTCGTCACCGCCGCCTTCACCAATTTCAATCTGGTCGCACTGGGAGTCATCGGTGTTGTTATGGCCGTGCTGTATATCCAGCTCAGCCCTAAATACAACAAAGCCCAGGGTATGGCGACTGCATCGTCAAATAACGATCTTGATAATGAACTGGATTAA